In Alligator mississippiensis isolate rAllMis1 chromosome 9, rAllMis1, whole genome shotgun sequence, the genomic stretch CCCAGggtctgcccctcctcctcccatggGGTCTGTTCATCCTGATGCATTATTCAGCTTTGCTCTCCTCTGCTGTGCAGGGTTGGGGCCTCAGGGGGCTCTGTTATCAAGTAATAATAAAACTGCACCTTCTGGGCTTCATATACATTGGTCTGAGTTATTCTTCAAGCCCCATTTGCCCCTCTCCCAGAGGTAAATGGAGGTGAGAAGAGAAGCCTGGAAgctgctgagggagggagggtcAGAGCTGGGATTAGAAAATAGAAGTCACCAGCTCCCAGGCTTGTCTGCAGGGCAAATCTTTCTTACCAGCCTTCCTGTTCACATTCAGAGTGTTTCCTCAAGCCCATCACCCCCATGTGCTACATGTCACAGTCCCTAGCTCTCTGCTGCATGACGATTTTCTCAGGGTGGAAGTGCTGATGCTGCTATGAGGTCTGTGGGTTCTTAGTACTGGTCCCAGGGGAAGCAAGCAGCAGCGATGTCTCCAGCGAAGGACTGCACAGATCTCACCTTTAGGGCTCACAACAGGGTGGGAGATCTGCCACTTCTCCCCTTCTGAGTCACGTGCCCTGGCTCTTTGGTTATGCAGAGTATGTAATGGCTGAGTAACACTCTTTTCCCTCTCCATCCCTGCAATAATGGTTGAGCAGGTTGCCTCCACTGTCCCCAGCCTGCCTCTAGTCctgccagagcagggagagaggacAAGGCAGGACAAGACCCTGAAGATGGAAATACTCATCTCCCACATCAAtaagagctctttgcaaagaTCCATTCACCCAGTAGGGAAATGTGACCAGCCCTGAGATGGAGGTGTTTAGCAGAGCCCAGTCACCCTAGATACCAGTTTGGCTCAAGAAGCGAAAACCAATCTAGAAGACAGAAAAATTTGCTAGGGAGGGTTTTAGAGAGGCTATGTGTAGTAATCCTAGAGGGAATCTGGCTGGGACTCACCATGTAATTTGGGAAGCCGAGCTTCCTCAACAGCTGAAAGGGCCTGAATTAGGCATAGGATTAATTGTTGAGCTGTGGGATCTCCCAGCATCTCAGCCTCTGAATTCACCTACATCCATCCAGAGCACAGTGTCCTTTGGCATCACCCAGTACTTCTAGCACAGGAGGTCACTGCAGCGCCTTAGGATTCCCTCATGTGTCTCCCATTCAAATCCTGACATTTCCCGTACCTGCATACTGAGATCAGCCAGACTAAGATGCAGGCAGAAGGAGCGCTGAAACTCTCTGGCTGGCTTGTTctttgtgctgctgcaggcagcagggaacaaGGGATGCCAGAGCCTCCTGTCCAACAGCCAACCTTCCCAGGTGACTGTCATGCCAAACTTTTTGCATCACAGGCACTGCAGGTCAGCAGACAGACAGTGCAGTTTTGCCATCTAGTGGCCAACCTGCGCATGTGTAACAAAGCTTTGCACTGGATTCACTGCTGACATGGGACACTCAGGAATTCCTGCTTCCAGCTACTGAAAGCAAGAATCTCACAGCCCTTTTACATCAGAGCATCAGTGTTTCTTACCTTCTGTGATTAGAGGAAGTATAATGAGCTGCAAAGAGAACTTATGAAGGAGCAAAGCCAATAGGATGAATAGTCCCTGCTGGACAGAAGCAATAGGATAGCATAGCCTCAGGAACCCTAGGTAGTCAATCCACTAGGAAGGTGATGATGATATACTTCACTGACAGTGTCTGTGCTGTGCTAGCACTATGACAACTTACCTCCACCCCCATATGCACACACCCCGACCCAGTGCTGGAGTCAAAAGCATGGCATGCCCCCTTTCTCCAGAGTACTATTAAGGCTTTGTTGTTCTAGAGCGTGTTCTGTTCAGCATTACCAAGAGCACTTTAAAAACAACACTGCCTGAATGGCTTTTATGATAGTTTATTCCCCATGGATCAAGTGAGTTTGTTCTGTGAGTATATTTATATAGATGACACATAAGATATCATTCCATGTTAAATATTAATAACAGTAATACCCTGCTCTTATACAGCACTCTTCATCCATAAATCCAAAAGTGCTTTACTAAGGAGGTCAGTAGCATTATCACtgttttaaagatggggaaactgagacacagatgCGGGATCTGTTATGCCCAAGGTCACAAGATGGGCTGGGAATAAATCCAAAATGTCTTTTGAGTCCCAGGCCAGTACTCAGTCCATTAGATCACACTGCTAATACTCTTTAGAAAGATTCAGGTGCTGCTGTGTTGTCTATTTAAAGTGCTAGTCAAAGGAGTTGGCTCTGGTGTGCTGGAGATTGAGCAAGGACTGCaaaggcagctgctgggcagatttcccctggcccagctccagtcTCAGCTCTGTGTGCACCTCCATGGCTTGCTTGATCCTTGGTCTCTCTGTTGAGGTGGCCATAAGAGCATGAGCTACAGCCAGTTGTGGTGATGCTTTGAGGAGGTGTTCTTTGGTCTCTCGGTCATGCTCTAACCTCACAGACACCTTTCAGTAAGGACAGATTTTCTTCCAATTCAGAGGCCTCACTCTGTCAGGTAAATCACCCTTGCTTGAAGCTCATCTGCCTTCTGGCTTGATTCTGTCTCCTTTTCCTGTGTTACGCTTTTCTCCTTGTAATTCATTTCAGTAAGTCCCAGTATGACAGAAGTCCACACGACCCCTCTCCTACTGCtaccctccccctttccccctcccaaagaatcataggaaattagtgttggaagggacctcaggaggtcacatctagtccaaccccctgctcaaagcaggaccaccccaactagatcaagctgggccttaaaaacctccaaatatggagattccaccacctctctaggtaacctgtttcagtgcttcaccaccctcctagtgagaaagtttttcctaatatccaatttcTTAACATCCCTTCATGGCTTCTAAGAAAACATGAGGACACACACAACAATGCAACTTCACACCCCCTCACTCAGGCCCTCATAGGCAACAACATACAAGACATCCTCACACCCACTCATACACACTCACGCTCACAAAGTCACTGTGCAAAATGCTATGGCAGCCGCTCTTGTCCTTCCCTTTCCCTAGGTGAGCTCTCAGCCCTGTGGGCCATTCGGTATCCCTGCCATATCACTCCCCGGGTCCCCTCCCTGCATAGCAAGCCTCACTGGGGGGAACTGGGTCAGCAGGGGGATGAACAGCTCAGTTCTGAATCTGAGCATCCCTACTGTCTTTATGTTTGTTGAGTTGGTGGAGACCAAGCAGGCAAGCTCCACCCCAGTGGCTCCCAGGGAGGAACCATCACCAGGTAACTGGAAGGAACATAGCCCCTCTGTCCATTCACTTCCACCAGGCTCCAGTCCTTACTGCCCTTCTTATCATGAGGTTCCAGCACTGCCACCGGCTGCCCTGCCTGGAGGCTGACCTCctgggggctcctggctgcaaaCGAGAAACCGGCGACCACCTGGACAGGACAAGAAGATACAGATAGAAAGCCCTCAGTGAAAAGAAGGCTCAAAGGGTGGAATGTGCCAtgcctgaggggaaggggagaacaaCTGCTATGTAAGCCTGCAAGAACCTCACCCCTCTAGGCTAGATAATTTCAGGGAAATAAATACTGTACCTGGGACATGAGCATGTCTGCTGTGAGCCAAGAGCTCGGTGCTCAGTGCTGTACCCAGGTGTAGTGTAACATTACAGACAGAGTATTTGTGGTCATACATGCAAAGGATTAACCACATCTCATCCTTTTGAGCATTCTGTGCTCCCCATAGGGCCTTTCTTTTCTTTACACCAGGTGAGAGAGCTGCATGTAGAAGTATGTGTACATCAGTGGAGGAGATAAAAAGAGTCCTTTCTTCTGCAGCATCAGGCGGTGACTACTGACAGAAAGAGAATACCAAGTAGCTGGGCCTTGAGCCAATCTGTTATCAGATCCCAGCTCCTCTGGAAGCTGTAATGCACAGGCACATATGCATAGGTATTGGTGTATAGTTGTACCTgctgtgtgtgcttgcatgtgcacTTGGGCAGATATATGCACAGAAACAGAGACTATGAATCTATTAATGAATAAACAGGCTGCTGCTATGTTTCCCACACCCACCTGGGAAGCCGGTGTGACAATGGGAACTGGAGGCCTGGGAGCTTCAGGAAAGGTGTAAGAGTGTCGTCTTCTCTCAGCTCTGTCATCTGGGGCTAGCGTCTGCATCCTGGGCTTTTGGCTTTGGTCCAGGTGATAGGGTTGGAGTTTTCCAGCAGGGACGTATCCTCGGGGACCTGCAGGGCACACGAACTACGTCAGAAAGAAAACCACCATAGGTCCATATCATAGGGGAAGCATAGGCTACTTGCTACTGATGAAACACTTCTTTTTTGTGGGTATGGTTAGGGAAGCAAGAAAAGGGTAGCTGGCCATGGCCTGGCATaacacagctctgccaatgcacCTCTGCCCTGACCTGCATCTTTGAGTCATTGCACACAAGCTTAACTTGCTCCCTGGAAGAAACCCATGAAGCACCAGGAGGCCCAGAGACCCTTCTTCCCAGGTCATGGTGCATCACAAATACTAGTGGGGAAAAGCTGAACATCACATACAGGTTCATTTAGTTGCAGACCTAGTACTGCTGGAAAAAAACAGGAGTGGGTTTGGGTCTGGCAAAAGCAGGGGAGAGTCACTGCTCATTCCTGTTTCATCCACAAAGTCCAGGAAGAGAGAGATGCACACAGCTTGAAGCTGCACCCATCTGCTCTCTCCCTCAACACCTTGGGATCTGCCCAGTGAGCTTCAGCAGCAATGCTTTCAAGCAAACCAcccagcatacacacacacaccctcaggCCAACTTCTCTTAACCTTAGGGTTGCTTATTATTATGAGGGAGCTCTCAGTTGATGCAGACACAGAGTGATACACCAGAGTGGGATGCAGGGCAAGCACCCAGAGAAGAAGGGTTGCCCCACTGAGAAAAGAAATgcatcacagacccagagcagCACCTGCTTTCCCATGTCCCCATGGACAGAAGCTCTGTTGGGACATTTAATCCACCCGTAACACTGAACATTGGTAGAACACAAGTCTCCTGCTTGTTGTTCAAAACTGAcctagggaggggaggggctctCAATATCCCAGGGAAGAAGGAGGTCTCTGCAGTCCTCACATACCTCCAGCATCCACCAGCCATCTGTTAGTGTTGCCCTTAGTGTCCATGCCATGCAAGAGAGCCACAATCTGTCCCCTCTGCAGGGTCAGATCCAGGTCTTTGCTGCCACTGATGTTGCTTATCACTTGGTAGAGCTTGTCTGGACTGTGTTTGCTCACAAGTGAAAGGACCCTCCGCTCCTCCGCAGGGCTCAGAGACTAATAGAGAATGAGATACAAGCAGAACTTAGTCAGAAACGCCTTCCTCAGCTTGAGATCACACCTCCctggttatttttccccatttgtgGTATTATTACATCACTGTGAGTGGTCAGGGTAGGAACTCCTGTGGGCTGCTGTTAAACTTCTGATCTGCCTCAGGGTACCAAGCCAGGTCTGCAGAGCTGGAGACACCAGGCTTTTTTTGGTGGAAGTTTTCTGATTCAACTTTGACTACATTGCCAAGGAGTCAAAGCCACTATCACAGCTAATGCAAAGGAACTGCAACCAGCTGTCTCTAGCTTCACTTCCTTTCCAATAGGGGTGGTTCATGTGAACTTGTGAACCACTGAGTATCTACTCAGACATCCGATCTCATCAGTTATGTGATGAggtgaaggggaaagggaggcagggggaggccttTTTCCAAGCTCCTACCTGTACCAGAGGGCTTGGCATGACTGTCTCGAACTTCTGGCAGAAGGCATGAAGCTGGGTGCCAGACTGGCGTAATGTGTCTTCCACCATCTTCCAGAAagtagggaggggaaggtggctgtgtggcagctgTGGAAAGAGACCCTGGGGTGAGAGAGAGCAGCAATGGGGAAAGAACACACAGAAAGAAACACACCGAAAGAGTGTAAATgaagagggaagaaggaaagggagaaggaagcaggAGAGAATGGGTCTTAGAAGAACAGGCCCTGAAAGAACCTCTATCCATCAACTGTATCTCTTCTCAGACTTTCAGTGTCTGAGAGTGTGAGATACTCTAGGACCTtacaggaacacctgtcctgccAGAGCTTTTTTGGAATGAATGACATTCTGGTTTGCTCAGGTGAACTCATCAGGGTGGGAGCTGTCTTCTTGTTCTTTTTGCACAGCACCCACCAGCAGTGAGGACTGGTCCATCACTGAGACCCCCAAGCCTCACCACAGTAGAAATAATGCTTCTCCTGAGTGGCTCTGTGGAACTGCACATGAGGTGGCAGGGTTACCCTGAGCAGTAATGAGGCCACCACTCTAGACCTCCCAGGAAAGAGGGAAGACAAAACTGCGCAAAAAAAGTGATCCTCTGTGCCTTGGGCTATAGAGACTGGGAGACAGGGAGGCACCCCACTACCTAGAAAGAAACTAGCTGGTGCCTTGCATCATGCAAGCCTGGGTGAGGCAGCTGTACATTTAGGCCAGCCATGGGAACAACATGCTTGCATGCCATTACCTGGGCCAACTCCCTTGTAGTCTCTTCCAGCACCTTCTTGGCCAACTCCCTTTGAAGGGCTACAAGTGAGTTCAGTATCTGCCCCAGCAACTGCAGGGCCACCTGATTAAACCTGGGGAGCTCAGACATGAGCAGGGCATTGATGGCAAGGTAGGTGTTCATAGCAGCTTCTTCATCATAGGTCACGCTGCCTGTCTCACTCTTCCGCTCCTGGATCTCCTCATAGTCAAGCAGCTTGTCTAGGCGCTTCTTGATCAGCTGTTGTGGCCCCTTCAGAGCATCTGTCAGGCTGCAGAGTGGCTGATAGACCACCCGGTTCAGCCGTCTCCTCTGTGGGACAAGAACCCAAAGGCACTGCTGTGAAATCCTCAAGAGGCAACCCAGTGTACCAGCCTGAGCACCTAGAATAACCTGGGGGGGCACCCTCTGCTCTTCAGGTCTGTCAAGTCTTACAGCAGCTGAGCTTCTATCTCCTGCACAGGAGGCAGCTGTGAGACAAGGGAAATCCCCATGTCTGCCAAAAGCTGAGGCAGAAAATGGGCAATGCTTTTGGGGATGCAAATTAGATAGCCAGGTTTTCCCACAATTTTACATTCTGACAGAGTTCTGGACTTCACTGCTCACTGTGAGCTGGTAAAAACAGCTCTATGTCACAATACCTGGGCAAGTGAAACATACTCACAAACTCTGGGAAGATGGTGAGGTGCAGGTTTCCTGCAAGGCAGCGATATTGCTGGACAGCTCCCTCTTCAATTTCTAGCTCACACTCATGTGGTTTGGAAATGAGGAACACCTAAAGTGGACAAGAAATGGACCTGAGAAATTGTACGTGTGCGCCCAAGCCTGGGACATCCCCAGAGCCATATTAGCCTCTCCTGAGCAACCTGAAAGCCACCTAGTTTGAAGGACAAGGGCCACAGAGATGCTTGCAAAGGGGTCACTTCCAGGACAGAGGGCAGAATGAGACCCTTACAGCCACTTGCAAATCCGATCCATTTGGTATGGGTCACCCAAACCTTCAGTCCTCTCTGGTTGTAAGCTAAAAGCTACAGCAGCTGTCCAACCCTCATAACAAATGCCCAGGGCACTCAGGCTAGTGTTCCCTAGGAAAACATATACCAATGTGCTGAGCCTGGCAGCACCAAGTAATCCCACAATATTGCCTTGGGGCATGACAGAAAGCTGGCATATGCTCAGGAGTCACTGCCCAAACCTCCTTTCTCCCAAGTGCACAAAGCAGTGTGCAGAACCACCCCCCACCAAGACACATGAGTGTACGCAGTCCAGTGCTTGCCAGCAGCCTAGCCAGAACCAGAGCCTCCCTCCTACTTTGAgaccctgctgccaagtttctagTGCTATAGCATCGTCCCCTTTCCCAGTGCAATGGGAGATGCTTTGACACTGTCTGGAGTGCTgtgtctggagctgtggcagtgtGGCTGTCGGAGTCTTCCCTCACTACAGAGTTGTCTTAGgatccctgccagggcagggcacctgtgaccagtgggaggggagagaagctggACAGTTACTGGGAACAACCGAGCTCAAAGTGGATTTCATTCCACCTTTCCCATGAAGGGCAGTGTctcccccagtgctgcagccctCTATCACATTTCAACGCCAGTCTGGCTCAGACTGAGCTGAGGACTACAGTATTGCATGTAAGCTCCTTCTCTCTGCTCCTGGCTTCACATCCCAGGGGATGAGTCACACTCTTGTTGCTACTGAAAAGGTCAGAGCCAGCAACAAAGAAGGTGGAAGGGGGAAACATCTTTGGCCTCTAAATCATAGGGCAGTTCTATTGGAGACATGCGTACTGCTTTTTGAGGCCTGGGGAAACTCCTGTGcaaatgctgctgccctgctagGATGGTACAAACAGAGGTTTAGCTCTCTGCTGGTCGCCCAGGTATAATACAGGCAGGTGTTCAGACCAAAGGGATCAAGGAGTGGCCAGCCTGCCAAATGGTGCATTGGAAGTCTGGGTCACTGCTGCCATAGGAATCGCATTGTCCCTTGATTTCATTTACATGTACAAGAGGATTTTACTTGGGCGGAGGTGGGGAGACATGACCCTCTGCTCTTTCCTCAGATGATTCTACAGgttcctgggaaactgcatctgATCCCTGCACTCATCTGCCTATGTCCCTGCCAGAGcctagggcacttacacacatgcatggAAGCTGCATCGACATGCTATAAATCCAGTGCGCCAGAGCAGACTAcatgaattgagtctgctggagcacaggaaTTAATGTTTTCCAGCAGGCTCCAGCaacatgtgtatcagtgtccccacactgaaaaatgttgaaggagctttagttcaaggtGCCCCGCcaacattttttcagtgtggggaagctgatacacatgatgctcggGCGcatttaattagtgcagctcgctaatcaaagcacccccaccacctctcAGAGCACATCTGTAAATACCCTTAGTGTCTTGGGTGCTCAGTCCATTACCTGGCTGCTGGTGAAGTCTCCCATCTCACCCCTCTGGGGCCAATGCAGGGTTTTTGCCAATCTCAAGGGAT encodes the following:
- the ARHGEF37 gene encoding rho guanine nucleotide exchange factor 37, with the translated sequence MASSGSDEPPATETETEIPGAECSIYEEVIWLDKTEQNQRLAVEELIKTEASYVHTIQLCVSDIRAHLQQKQLPDLDLEGLFSNIDDVLHISRRFLKRLEATVSHTEQLNQISALFQEFKEKMESVYKVYCASYEQALLLVESYRKDPRLQQEILDTLNTMVPHTGASDLSFFLVMPVQRVTKYALLLQKILENTSPSDGAYPALQSATNAMLEVSANINEYKRRKEVAFKYNKAEQLTLRERLARLNTHSIAKKTTRLSRLFMHEAGIVPKTQDKEYDDLEEKFQCLASGVTMLKENMGSYLNNLAVFLISKPHECELEIEEGAVQQYRCLAGNLHLTIFPEFRRRLNRVVYQPLCSLTDALKGPQQLIKKRLDKLLDYEEIQERKSETGSVTYDEEAAMNTYLAINALLMSELPRFNQVALQLLGQILNSLVALQRELAKKVLEETTRELAQLPHSHLPLPTFWKMVEDTLRQSGTQLHAFCQKFETVMPSPLVQSLSPAEERRVLSLVSKHSPDKLYQVISNISGSKDLDLTLQRGQIVALLHGMDTKGNTNRWLVDAGGPRGYVPAGKLQPYHLDQSQKPRMQTLAPDDRAERRRHSYTFPEAPRPPVPIVTPASQVVAGFSFAARSPQEVSLQAGQPVAVLEPHDKKGSKDWSLVEVNGQRGYVPSSYLVMVPPWEPLGWSLPAWSPPTQQT